The following are encoded in a window of Penaeus monodon isolate SGIC_2016 chromosome 9, NSTDA_Pmon_1, whole genome shotgun sequence genomic DNA:
- the LOC119576846 gene encoding cuticle protein AMP1A-like — translation MKIVILAVLSAVAVAAPQSYGAPQSRSDAQEVPILRDERVIEDDGRYNFDVETGNGILRSESGSPGSEGAINSAGRFAYTAPDGTPVQVQFVADENGFQPQSDLLPVAPEFPHPIPDFVLEQIAFAAQEDANRPRDTSGSYQQ, via the exons ATGAAGATC GTAATCCTCGCCGTTTTATCCGCCGTGGCCGTCGCTGCTCCCCAGAGCTACGGCGCCCCGCAGTCTCGCTCTGATGCCCAGGAAGTGCCCATCCTCAGGGACGAGCGCGTGATCGAGGACGACGGGAGGTACAACTTCGACGTCGAGACCGGCAACGGCATCCTCCGGTCCGAGTCTGGCTCTCCCGGTTCCGAGGGAGCCATCAACAGCGCCGGTCGATTCGC CTACACCGCTCCTGACGGCACCCCAGTACAAGTTCAGTTCGTGgctgacgagaacggcttccagccccagAGCGACCTCCTGCCCGTGGCCCCCGAGTTCCCCCACCCGATCCCCGACTTCGTCCTCGAgcagatcgccttcgccgctCAGGAGGACGCCAACAGGCCAAGAGATACCTCTGGAAGTTACCAACAGTAA